In the Colletotrichum lupini chromosome 1, complete sequence genome, one interval contains:
- a CDS encoding pyrimidine 5'-nucleotidase, which translates to KLWLFTNAYANHGKRVVRLLGIDDLFDGLTYCDYAQYPFVCKPAKEMFRRAMEQAGVENPGDCYFVDDSYDNCKSAKELGWTAAHLVEEGLPIPEIQASQFQIRHIRELRDVYPQFFRSSALKN; encoded by the exons aaACTCTGGCTCTTCACGAATGCCTACGCCAACCACGGAAAGCGGGTTGTGCGACTTCTTGGAATCGATGACCTATTTGATGGTCTGACCTACTGCGACTACGCCCAGTACCCATTCGTCTGCAAACCAGCCAAGGAGATGTTCCGCAGGGCCATGGAACAGGCAGGGGTTGAAAACCCGGGAGACTGTTACTTTGTTG ATGATTCCTACGATAATTGCAAGAGCGCGAAAGAGCTCGGATGGACGGCCGCCCATCTCGTCGAAGAAGGGTTGCCTATTCCCGAGATACAGGCTTCCCAATTCCAAATTCGTCATATAAGAGAGCTTCGTGACGTTTACCCTCAATTCTTCAGGTCCAGCGCCTTGAAAAATTAG